A region of Heteronotia binoei isolate CCM8104 ecotype False Entrance Well chromosome 2, APGP_CSIRO_Hbin_v1, whole genome shotgun sequence DNA encodes the following proteins:
- the CASS4 gene encoding cas scaffolding protein family member 4 isoform X1 — protein sequence MDRNSGPFTLTKSALAKALYDNKAECPDELAFRRGDILTVLEQDPLGSEGWWKCSLHGKQGLAPANRLQLLTPSQVPSNLPNSPGLQTSPGTIYQVPSAHRSVGPAAPVYERMDSWIKPRSSSLPNQDLYQVPALAAKLLSEKTLSSSNQHLFTLPRASWASTLGNKSDIYDVPSPQRHEALFSQGLVTPPSSRKGTLLFPCVENCLKESPQLYDIPPSAQKTRICTPKSSVGNVYDILPTASRAPGKATETGKLLSHYNTLPNLRKSEWIYDIPEKAGLKQTLQSQSPNKLLFYDIPPARLDPDVQKIPAMNKECTSTSPQLYDVPPVQRKLILPESPLYDVPSTHDVLVLHQNGNYDVPPAVLPSSTEKENHQQVLYDVPKGVISQKKGIEKCNDSSRDNVYSFPSQLPRDAKLNQDRLSVSSVESRTSTISTSSSASSESFSSSPSSSSDEPSKETSMELDAAIETLTKLQHGVSSSIASLMIFVSSRWRYQEHLEGNIEEIRRAVDHIKVSLGEFLDFAQTIEGNAAWASDSKLQVRIKKQLSILAASFQILVEMREALNKCKWSLEVLVIKKPQSSPDDLDRFVMVARTIPDDIKRFVSIVIANGKLLFRKNSQEKDSQELRRRTAKGSLERRTEDNSLLRNVLNKSKENSPNMERARAEVTEDCEYVQIQGSPPKTNPDVPSEQDPAKKMELSDLCRLYFGAVHKAIGVLHDSLSRNQAPEVFIAQSKLIIMVGQKLVDTLCQEALEKATRNEVLCCSSKFCGLLKSMAVATKNAAMQYPSPEAIRELQDQADGLSQYTQQFQAMME from the exons AGCGCCTTGGCGAAAGCACTATACGACAACAAAGCGGAGTGTCCCGATGAGCTGGCCTTCCGCAGAGGGGACATCCTAACGGTTCTCGAGCAGGATCCCCTTGGGAGCGAAGGATGGTGGAAATGTTCCCTCCATGGGAAGCAAGGCCTCGCTCCTGCCAATCGCCTTCAGCTACTGACCCCTTCCCAAGTCCCCTCGAACCTGCCTAACTCTCCAGGCCTGCAAACCAGCCCAGGAACCATCTATCAGGTTCCCTCTGCCCACAGATCTGTAGGCCCAGCAGCTCCCGTCTATGAGAGAATGGACAGTTGGATTAAGCCTCGCTCTTCTTCCCTGCCAAACCAAGACTTGTACCAAGTGCCGGCCTTGGCTGCAAAACTGCTCAGTGAAAAGACTCTGAGCTCATCAAATCAG cacctctttACGCTTCCGAGAGCGAGCTGGGCATCAACACTGGGTAACAAAAGCGATATATATGATGTCCCATCACCACAGCGCCATGAAGCCTTATTCTCACAG GGTCTTGTCACACCGCCCTCCTCCAGGAAGGGCACCCtacttttcccctgtgtggaaaATTGCCTGAAAGAGTCACCACAGCTTTACGATATCCCACCAAGCGCGCAAAAAACAAGAATTTGCACACCGAAGTCATCTGTGGGTAAT GTGTACGACATACTCCCAACAGCTTCAAGAGCACCTGGAAAAGCCACAGAAACAGGGAAGCTTTTGAGTCATTACAATACACTGCCGAACCTTCGCAAATCAGAGTGGATCTACGATATACCTGAAAAAGCAGGTTTAAAACAAACTCTTCAGAGCCAGTCCCCAAATAAGCTTTTGTTTTATGACATCCCACCAGCGAGGCTTGACCCTGATGTACAGAAAATCCCAGCAATGAACAAGGAATGTACATCAACGAGTCCACAGTTGTATGATGTTCCACCTGTCCAAAGGAAATTAATTCTTCCAGAGAGTCCACTTTACGATGTACCCTCCACACATGATGTTCTAGTCCTGCATCAAAATGGAAACTATGATGTTCCTCCAGCTGTTTTGCCCTCCAGTACTGAAAAGGAGAACCACCAGCAAGTCCTTTACGATGTTCCGAAAGGAGTTATTTCACAAAAGAAAGGGATTGAAAAATGTAACGATAGTTCCAGAGACAATGTTTACAGCTTCCCATCACAGTTACCAAGAGATGCCAAACTGAACCAAGACAGGTTGTCTGTCTCAAGCGTAGAGAGCCGGACCAGCACCATCTCGACTTCCTCCAGTGCTTCTTCCGAGTCCTTCTCCTCTAGTCCATCGTCGTCTTCAGACGAACCCAGCAAAGAAACGTCCATGGAGCTTGACGCAGCCATAGAaactttgacaaagctgcagcaCGGCGTATCCAGTTCCATTGCAAGTCTAATGATTTTTGTGAGCAGCAGGTGGAGGTACCAGGAGCACCTAGAGGGGAACATTGAGGAAATCCGTCGAGCGGTCGACCACATCAAAGTCTCCTTGGGAGAATTCTTGGACTTTGCTCAAACCATCGAAGGAAACGCTGCTTGGGCCTCCGACAGTAAGCTTCAGGTGAGAATTAAAAAACAGCTGAGTATCCTCGCAGCTTCGTTTCAGATCCTGGTGGAAATGAGAGAAGCACTGAACAAATGCAAATGGTCACTCGAGGTCCTGGTCATTAAGAAACCACAGAGCAGCCCGGATGACCTGGATCGGTTTGTGATGGTGGCCCGCACCATCCCGGATGACATCAAGAGATTTGTATCCATCGTCATTGCCAACGGGAAGCTCCTTTTCAGAAAGAACAGCCAAGAGAAGGACAGCCAAGAGCTGAGACGCAGAACGGCAAAGGGCAGTCTCGAGCGGCGGACGGAAGATAATTCGCTTCTAAGAAACGTTTTGAATAAATCCAAAGAAAACAGCCCAAACATGGAGAGGGCGAGGGCTGAAGTCACTGAAGATTGTGAATATGTTCAGATACAG GGTTCCCCACCTAAAACAAACCCAGATGTTCCGAGCGAGCAGGATCCTGCCAAGAAAATGGAGCTCTCCGATCTCTGCAGACTGTACTTCGGTGCTGTTCACAAAGCTATTGGCGTTCTACATGACAGCCTGAGCAGAAACCAAGCCCCGGAAGTCTTCATTGCGCAGAGCAAACTGATCATTATGGTGGGCCAAAAGTTGGTAGACACCCTGTGCCAGGAAGCCCTGGAGAAGGCCACGCGGAACGAGGTCCTGTGCTGCAGCAGCAAGTTCTGTGGCCTGCTGAAGAGCATGGCGGTCGCCACCAAAAATGCCGCCATGCAATATCCAagcccggaggccataagggaaCTTCAGGATCAAGCTGATGGGCTGTCTCAATACACACAGCAGTTCCAAGCTATGATGGAATGA
- the CASS4 gene encoding cas scaffolding protein family member 4 isoform X2: MKINSALAKALYDNKAECPDELAFRRGDILTVLEQDPLGSEGWWKCSLHGKQGLAPANRLQLLTPSQVPSNLPNSPGLQTSPGTIYQVPSAHRSVGPAAPVYERMDSWIKPRSSSLPNQDLYQVPALAAKLLSEKTLSSSNQHLFTLPRASWASTLGNKSDIYDVPSPQRHEALFSQGLVTPPSSRKGTLLFPCVENCLKESPQLYDIPPSAQKTRICTPKSSVGNVYDILPTASRAPGKATETGKLLSHYNTLPNLRKSEWIYDIPEKAGLKQTLQSQSPNKLLFYDIPPARLDPDVQKIPAMNKECTSTSPQLYDVPPVQRKLILPESPLYDVPSTHDVLVLHQNGNYDVPPAVLPSSTEKENHQQVLYDVPKGVISQKKGIEKCNDSSRDNVYSFPSQLPRDAKLNQDRLSVSSVESRTSTISTSSSASSESFSSSPSSSSDEPSKETSMELDAAIETLTKLQHGVSSSIASLMIFVSSRWRYQEHLEGNIEEIRRAVDHIKVSLGEFLDFAQTIEGNAAWASDSKLQVRIKKQLSILAASFQILVEMREALNKCKWSLEVLVIKKPQSSPDDLDRFVMVARTIPDDIKRFVSIVIANGKLLFRKNSQEKDSQELRRRTAKGSLERRTEDNSLLRNVLNKSKENSPNMERARAEVTEDCEYVQIQGSPPKTNPDVPSEQDPAKKMELSDLCRLYFGAVHKAIGVLHDSLSRNQAPEVFIAQSKLIIMVGQKLVDTLCQEALEKATRNEVLCCSSKFCGLLKSMAVATKNAAMQYPSPEAIRELQDQADGLSQYTQQFQAMME; the protein is encoded by the exons AGCGCCTTGGCGAAAGCACTATACGACAACAAAGCGGAGTGTCCCGATGAGCTGGCCTTCCGCAGAGGGGACATCCTAACGGTTCTCGAGCAGGATCCCCTTGGGAGCGAAGGATGGTGGAAATGTTCCCTCCATGGGAAGCAAGGCCTCGCTCCTGCCAATCGCCTTCAGCTACTGACCCCTTCCCAAGTCCCCTCGAACCTGCCTAACTCTCCAGGCCTGCAAACCAGCCCAGGAACCATCTATCAGGTTCCCTCTGCCCACAGATCTGTAGGCCCAGCAGCTCCCGTCTATGAGAGAATGGACAGTTGGATTAAGCCTCGCTCTTCTTCCCTGCCAAACCAAGACTTGTACCAAGTGCCGGCCTTGGCTGCAAAACTGCTCAGTGAAAAGACTCTGAGCTCATCAAATCAG cacctctttACGCTTCCGAGAGCGAGCTGGGCATCAACACTGGGTAACAAAAGCGATATATATGATGTCCCATCACCACAGCGCCATGAAGCCTTATTCTCACAG GGTCTTGTCACACCGCCCTCCTCCAGGAAGGGCACCCtacttttcccctgtgtggaaaATTGCCTGAAAGAGTCACCACAGCTTTACGATATCCCACCAAGCGCGCAAAAAACAAGAATTTGCACACCGAAGTCATCTGTGGGTAAT GTGTACGACATACTCCCAACAGCTTCAAGAGCACCTGGAAAAGCCACAGAAACAGGGAAGCTTTTGAGTCATTACAATACACTGCCGAACCTTCGCAAATCAGAGTGGATCTACGATATACCTGAAAAAGCAGGTTTAAAACAAACTCTTCAGAGCCAGTCCCCAAATAAGCTTTTGTTTTATGACATCCCACCAGCGAGGCTTGACCCTGATGTACAGAAAATCCCAGCAATGAACAAGGAATGTACATCAACGAGTCCACAGTTGTATGATGTTCCACCTGTCCAAAGGAAATTAATTCTTCCAGAGAGTCCACTTTACGATGTACCCTCCACACATGATGTTCTAGTCCTGCATCAAAATGGAAACTATGATGTTCCTCCAGCTGTTTTGCCCTCCAGTACTGAAAAGGAGAACCACCAGCAAGTCCTTTACGATGTTCCGAAAGGAGTTATTTCACAAAAGAAAGGGATTGAAAAATGTAACGATAGTTCCAGAGACAATGTTTACAGCTTCCCATCACAGTTACCAAGAGATGCCAAACTGAACCAAGACAGGTTGTCTGTCTCAAGCGTAGAGAGCCGGACCAGCACCATCTCGACTTCCTCCAGTGCTTCTTCCGAGTCCTTCTCCTCTAGTCCATCGTCGTCTTCAGACGAACCCAGCAAAGAAACGTCCATGGAGCTTGACGCAGCCATAGAaactttgacaaagctgcagcaCGGCGTATCCAGTTCCATTGCAAGTCTAATGATTTTTGTGAGCAGCAGGTGGAGGTACCAGGAGCACCTAGAGGGGAACATTGAGGAAATCCGTCGAGCGGTCGACCACATCAAAGTCTCCTTGGGAGAATTCTTGGACTTTGCTCAAACCATCGAAGGAAACGCTGCTTGGGCCTCCGACAGTAAGCTTCAGGTGAGAATTAAAAAACAGCTGAGTATCCTCGCAGCTTCGTTTCAGATCCTGGTGGAAATGAGAGAAGCACTGAACAAATGCAAATGGTCACTCGAGGTCCTGGTCATTAAGAAACCACAGAGCAGCCCGGATGACCTGGATCGGTTTGTGATGGTGGCCCGCACCATCCCGGATGACATCAAGAGATTTGTATCCATCGTCATTGCCAACGGGAAGCTCCTTTTCAGAAAGAACAGCCAAGAGAAGGACAGCCAAGAGCTGAGACGCAGAACGGCAAAGGGCAGTCTCGAGCGGCGGACGGAAGATAATTCGCTTCTAAGAAACGTTTTGAATAAATCCAAAGAAAACAGCCCAAACATGGAGAGGGCGAGGGCTGAAGTCACTGAAGATTGTGAATATGTTCAGATACAG GGTTCCCCACCTAAAACAAACCCAGATGTTCCGAGCGAGCAGGATCCTGCCAAGAAAATGGAGCTCTCCGATCTCTGCAGACTGTACTTCGGTGCTGTTCACAAAGCTATTGGCGTTCTACATGACAGCCTGAGCAGAAACCAAGCCCCGGAAGTCTTCATTGCGCAGAGCAAACTGATCATTATGGTGGGCCAAAAGTTGGTAGACACCCTGTGCCAGGAAGCCCTGGAGAAGGCCACGCGGAACGAGGTCCTGTGCTGCAGCAGCAAGTTCTGTGGCCTGCTGAAGAGCATGGCGGTCGCCACCAAAAATGCCGCCATGCAATATCCAagcccggaggccataagggaaCTTCAGGATCAAGCTGATGGGCTGTCTCAATACACACAGCAGTTCCAAGCTATGATGGAATGA